A single window of Alphaproteobacteria bacterium DNA harbors:
- the rpsL gene encoding 30S ribosomal protein S12, whose amino-acid sequence MPTICQLVRQSRKAPYARNKVPHLEACPQKRGVCTRVYTRTPKKPNSALRKVARIRLTNGFEVTGYIPGEGHNLQEHSVVLIRGGRVKDLPGVRYHIIRGALDTQGVKNRKQARSKYGAKRPK is encoded by the coding sequence ATGCCAACAATTTGCCAGCTTGTGCGCCAATCACGAAAAGCGCCTTATGCTCGTAACAAAGTGCCCCATCTGGAGGCATGTCCACAGAAACGTGGTGTATGTACGCGTGTTTATACAAGAACGCCTAAAAAGCCAAACTCGGCTCTTCGTAAGGTCGCACGTATTCGTTTGACAAATGGATTTGAGGTCACTGGTTATATTCCCGGTGAAGGTCATAATTTGCAAGAACACTCCGTTGTCCTAATTCGTGGTGGTCGTGTAAAAGATTTACCTGGGGTTCGCTATCACATTATCCGTGGTGCGCTTGATACCCAAGGTGTTAAAAATCGTAAACAAGCCCGTTCAAAATATGGCGCGAAGCGTCCTAAATAG